From one Synechocystis sp. PCC 6803 substr. PCC-P genomic stretch:
- a CDS encoding PD-(D/E)XK nuclease family protein, with protein MTAPYFSLSQGHLQLLSVCPPQFQRRYWEQLGGLLEPQRQVKTEWGQNFHQLVQQWTLGLPLETLAAQSLDPQDVSLLDSLKNLIATVPALHLPPGQRQAEHQRTLARDDVLLTVVYDLLVLTPEQGEIFDWKTYPQPAKPEKLHHHWQTKLYLYVLAETSSYSPEQLSMTYWFVQSPEKIQHYTITYNEAQHRATERELTDLLQQFRQGLAAWHRHRTPLAHRHNCNRCPYHDQFFPPD; from the coding sequence ATGACTGCCCCCTATTTTTCCCTCAGCCAAGGTCACCTGCAACTGTTGAGTGTTTGTCCGCCCCAATTTCAACGGCGTTATTGGGAACAGTTGGGCGGTTTACTAGAACCCCAGCGCCAGGTCAAAACGGAATGGGGCCAAAATTTTCACCAACTGGTTCAACAATGGACTTTGGGTTTGCCCTTGGAAACTTTAGCAGCCCAGAGCCTTGACCCCCAGGACGTTAGCCTACTGGATTCCCTAAAAAATTTAATTGCCACAGTGCCGGCGCTCCACCTCCCCCCCGGCCAAAGGCAGGCTGAACATCAACGCACCCTAGCCAGGGATGATGTTTTATTGACAGTAGTCTATGACCTGTTGGTGCTCACCCCGGAGCAGGGGGAAATTTTTGATTGGAAAACCTATCCCCAGCCGGCCAAACCGGAAAAACTCCACCACCATTGGCAGACTAAGCTTTACCTGTACGTGTTGGCAGAAACTAGTTCCTATTCCCCCGAACAGTTATCCATGACCTATTGGTTTGTGCAGTCACCGGAAAAAATTCAGCACTATACCATTACTTACAACGAAGCTCAGCACCGGGCCACTGAAAGGGAGTTAACCGATTTGCTCCAGCAATTTCGTCAAGGATTAGCCGCTTGGCATCGACACCGTACCCCCCTGGCCCACCGACATAATTGTAACCGTTGTCCCTACCACGACCAGTTTTTTCCACCAGACTAG
- a CDS encoding AAA family ATPase, whose protein sequence is MTFSEEFELLLRACYPLLYIPTQEEERLEMAIASSAQRLGNRSVYYWDFVEGYQGNPNGANVGRRNPLQALEFIEKLPASSNGIFVLRDFNRFLDDVSISRKLRNLARRLKAEAKNLVIVAPQIYIPNELAEIITVMDFPLPSSAEIQGEIERLLTGLGQKVESSLRDEWSRAAQGLSMERIRRVLARCLADHGQLGADDVELMLEEKRQSIRQTQILDFYPASERISDIGGLDNLKDWLLRRGGAFSEQARRYGLPYPRGLLLAGIQGTGKSLTAKAIAHHWHLPLLRLDVGRLFGGLVGESEARTRQMINLAEALAPCVFWIDEIDKAFGSMDSHGDGGTTSRVFGAFITWLAEKTSPVFVVATANNVQSLPPELLRKGRFDEIFFVGLPNKTEREAIFSVHLNRLRPHKMADYDIHRLAYETPDFSGAEIEQILVEAMHIGFSQNREFTTDDILSAASQVVPLARTAKEQIQFLQEWAAAGKARLASRDSGFPAIS, encoded by the coding sequence ATGACTTTTAGTGAAGAATTTGAATTACTATTGCGGGCCTGTTATCCCCTGCTCTACATTCCCACCCAGGAAGAAGAACGACTGGAAATGGCGATCGCCAGCAGTGCCCAGAGGTTGGGCAATCGCTCAGTTTACTATTGGGATTTTGTAGAAGGGTACCAGGGCAACCCCAACGGAGCCAATGTGGGCCGCCGCAATCCCCTCCAAGCCTTGGAATTTATCGAAAAATTACCCGCCAGTAGTAATGGCATTTTTGTCCTGCGGGATTTTAATCGTTTTCTAGACGACGTTTCCATTTCCCGAAAACTACGCAACCTTGCTCGCCGTCTCAAGGCCGAAGCTAAAAATCTTGTCATTGTCGCACCCCAAATCTACATCCCCAATGAGTTGGCCGAAATCATTACGGTGATGGATTTTCCTCTGCCCAGTAGTGCCGAAATTCAAGGAGAAATTGAACGGTTGTTGACGGGTTTGGGACAAAAAGTAGAGTCTTCCCTGCGAGATGAGTGGAGTCGCGCAGCCCAAGGTTTATCCATGGAAAGAATTCGGCGGGTGTTGGCCCGTTGCCTAGCAGACCATGGCCAGTTGGGGGCAGACGATGTGGAATTGATGCTAGAAGAAAAACGTCAATCCATCCGCCAAACCCAAATTCTTGATTTTTATCCCGCCAGTGAACGCATCAGCGACATTGGAGGCCTAGATAATCTCAAGGACTGGTTGCTCCGGCGGGGAGGAGCCTTTAGTGAGCAAGCCCGTCGTTACGGTTTACCTTATCCCCGGGGTTTACTACTGGCCGGCATCCAAGGCACTGGCAAATCCCTCACCGCTAAGGCGATCGCCCACCATTGGCATTTACCGTTGTTAAGGTTGGATGTGGGCCGATTATTTGGCGGTTTGGTAGGAGAATCGGAAGCCCGCACCAGGCAGATGATCAACCTCGCGGAAGCGTTAGCCCCCTGTGTGTTTTGGATTGACGAAATTGATAAAGCCTTTGGGAGCATGGACAGTCACGGGGATGGGGGCACCACCAGCAGAGTGTTTGGGGCTTTCATTACCTGGTTGGCGGAAAAAACTTCCCCCGTCTTTGTGGTGGCCACCGCTAACAATGTCCAGAGTCTGCCGCCGGAACTGTTGCGGAAAGGTCGCTTTGACGAAATTTTCTTTGTGGGACTGCCCAATAAAACAGAAAGGGAGGCCATTTTTTCTGTGCATCTTAACCGTTTGCGACCCCATAAAATGGCTGATTACGATATCCACCGCCTGGCCTACGAAACCCCAGACTTTTCCGGAGCAGAAATTGAGCAAATTTTGGTGGAAGCGATGCACATTGGCTTTAGCCAGAATCGGGAATTTACCACCGATGACATTCTTTCCGCCGCGAGCCAAGTGGTGCCCTTAGCTCGCACCGCCAAAGAACAAATCCAATTTTTGCAGGAGTGGGCCGCCGCTGGTAAAGCCCGTTTAGCCTCCAGGGACAGCGGTTTTCCCGCCATTAGTTAA